The DNA window AAAGATCAGAGCCTCAGCACCTCAACCCATCAACTAAGCATGCACCCGTTTCTCCCAAACCTGTCCAAGCGCATGCATATCTACCTTGCCTTCAAGCCACCCTCTTGCCACCATCTTAGGAACATCATGCATGCCCACTTAAGTCTACTAGACCCTCCCTAACCGCAGCTAGCAGCCGTGACCCTCAAAGACTCCTAGTCGAAGAGTCCTTTCCCTTAAGGAgtctattttcgtttttattccCTCCCTATTTTTTCCAGCCCTTAAACATACACCTAGGGACCCTTAAACATATGGAAAAACATCCTTCAAGTAcccctaccatggcagcccaTTTTTTCATCATTAtgaggagttttaaaagatgaaaACACTAGTTTTGTGTATGTatagccataaaaacgaaaatataaaagttgtatcatgtttttcatgcaatcatgtatcaaacacataatatggtgtgaaagatgagtaGGGGTGTCAAAATGTGACACGACCCGTCAATCCGACACGAAccaacacgaaaaaaatcaggttcaggttggggtttttcgggttcgggttgggtggGTTCGGGTTAGTGTCATGTTAGGCGGGTTTCGGGTTGGGTCGGGTTAACCCGAAACCCGATCCAACCCAACGCACCCGATTGACACCCCTAAAGATGAGAGAAGAGATATTAAAGTGTGCCTTTGCATATTAAACACACGAATTCTCGTTGACGAATCGAAGAATGACGACTTGAAGAACCCTTGAAACCTTGAAAGAGTTTGATGCTTTTTCCCTTCAAAAGTTGGCGTGTGCTGTGTAATTGTGGTGGGGGAGAGTTTGTAATTTGATTGTGGGTGTGTCGCCGTGAAGTAATAAGGTTTAATGGGGGTGAttagtttaattaatataataacaaggcttaggcctattaagcatacaaattaagcccattagtgcttaattaaagttttaaaaataattttgtttaataaagtgcaattaaaagatttaattaaaatacacaaggaatttaataattgcatgcatgtggttagcGTGGACTTTCGAATTTTTGGGGCGTTACACTTGTATTACTAATGTTTTCCATGAGAAATAAGTTTTTACCTATTTATTACTGAATATATGGTTATGATATTGGTAAGGGTTGAGGAAGATGACATACATTCCAGTAGTGATAACGAGCTCGAAGATGCCCCCGTACAAAATTCCATTGACGCTTGGTTTCATTGCATCCGAGGCGAGGGGCAAATATTCAAGGATGCTACAGAATGTAGAAcctatattaaaaattatttgattgCTACCAAACGttcaaatttatataaaaaaatgatcGAGAAAAATTGTCGctatttttagtataaaaagttgTAAATGTAGGATTTATGATTCTCGACATAAAGCAGACAATCTATTTGGGATTAAAAAATGCAATTTATAACACTCGTGTGGAGAGGATAATTTACGTAGTAGAGGTCATCCTAGAGCTGATGCAGCTTGGGTTGCTAATGTATTGAAGGATAAATTGAGGGGAGAGTCTTCTTATCGTCCTTGTTCAATGATGAGAGATTTACATAGGGACTATGAAGTAGAGATAGGTTATCGCAAGGTGTTGAAGGGCAAGGAAATAGCGATGCATGATATTCACAGTTTAGAAAAGTGCTCCTACAATAGATTGAGATGGTATTGCCAAGCCGTTAGAGAAACAAATCCTGTCAGTGTTGCTGAATGTGAGATAGATCTGGTAAATAATAAGTTTAAACGATTATCatttgttttaatgcatgtgcagTTGGTTTTGCTACTGGTTGTAGACCGTTGATATTTTTGATTTGCACtcacataaaaaataaatacaaaggAAGTATGCTACTTGCTGTGACAAAGGATGCCAATGAAGATCTTTTCACTTTAGCATATTCTGTAGCAGATGCGGTGAATGATTCTAATTGGGAATGGTTTTGTTATCATTTGAGATGTGTCATACTTACGCATCATACCGTGGGATTCGACATATTCACATTTTTCTCAGGCAGACATCCTGGGATTATCAAGGCTATCCAACTTTTATTTCCGGGTAGTTCATCATGCATATTGTTTGAGGCACTTGGTCGATAATTTTGTGAAGACGGttagtaattaattaatattttttgtgtgtgtgtattctATGATTAAATAGTTTTAATGtatgtattattattaattttttttaattaattgtctTTTGGTCATTACAGGTGTTGCGAAGTTATCCTCTACATAACAAAAAACATTGGTCGTCGGTATTCAAAAAAGCCGCCTATGCTCCATCACAACATGAGTTTTCACAGCACATAAATAATATCTTTCAGTCAATGCCACTTGCAATAGTATTTATTCAGAAGTCTGAGCCTGAAAGCTGGGCTAATGCTTTGTTTCGTGGAAATCTTTGGGGTGTTATAAATAATAACATCGCTGAATGTTGGAATAATTGGGTTAAACCAGCTCGTTATCTCCCTGTTGTTTCTATGGTTGACCATATATGTGTGCAAATAATGAATATGATGCACCGACGACGTGAAACAACATTAGGCATGGTGAAAGAATTAAGCCTAGCAAAGGAGAAGGCTATTATGAGAACATACATTGAATCTCTCACCTTGAGAGTGCACCGTTCATGTGGTTGGAAGTTTGAAGTAGTTGATGGTGATAAAACATGTGCTGTTGATTTGAATGAATGGACTTGTTCATGTAGATCCTGGCAGATCCATATGCTCCCTTGCAAACATGCTTGTGCTGCCATAGAGTCAAAGTCAATGTCAGTATACGCCTTCTgtgataaatttttcaaaactgaTATGTATC is part of the Primulina eburnea isolate SZY01 chromosome 1, ASM2296580v1, whole genome shotgun sequence genome and encodes:
- the LOC140807970 gene encoding uncharacterized protein — translated: MRDLHRDYEVEIGYRKVLKGKEIAMHDIHSLEKCSYNRLRWYCQAVRETNPVSVAEFGFATGCRPLIFLICTHIKNKYKGSMLLAVTKDANEDLFTLAYSVADAADILGLSRLSNFYFRVVHHAYCLRHLVDNFVKTVLRSYPLHNKKHWSSVFKKAAYAPSQHEFSQHINNIFQSMPLAIVFIQKSEPESWANALFRGNLWGVINNNIAECWNNWVKPARYLPVVSMVDHICVQIMNMMHRRRETTLGMVKELSLAKEKAIMRTYIESLTLRVHRSCGWKFEVVDGDKTCAVDLNEWTCSCRSWQIHMLPCKHACAAIESKSMSVYAFCDKFFKTDMYRQTYKGIINPIPKFDMFECNADEGYIINAPDVRIQPGRRRTQRIPSQIQSRLSKCSRCRVRGQNRRSCKEAIN